The region CGGCGCGAGCTGTTCGAGGCCGCCGCGATCTCGTTTGAGCAGGTGCTGGAGAAGTATCCCGACTCCAGTTACGCCGACGACGCCCTCCTCGGCGCGATTCGCAACTACGCCGCCTTCGCCGAAGCCAGCATCCCCCAGCGGCAGCAGGAGCGCTACCAGCTTGCTGCGACGGCGTACGAACGGCTCGTCCAACTCTTCCCCCAGAGCCCGCTGCTCGGCGAGGCCGAGGTCGCTTACGCGGAAGTGGACCGCGCGCTCGAACGCTTCCGGGACCAGGCCAGCCGGTAAACACGAGAGGTCATGGCGAAGGACGAGGCCCATCCCGATCGCCCGCCGCTCCAGCTCCGCACGGGAGACCGCGTGGGGATCTTCGGCGGGAGCTTCAACCCGCCGCACGTCGCGCACCTCGCCGTCGCCGAGGCCGCGCGGGACCAGGTCGGATTGGACCGCGTCGTGTGGATTCCGGCCGCGACGCCGCCGCACAAACAGCGGCAGGACCTACCCGCCGCCGAGCACCGTCTCGCGATGACGCGTCGCGCCGTCTCGGACAATGGCGCCTTCGTGGTGTCCGATTTGGAGATCGAGCGGGCGGGCGTGTCGTACACCGTAGAGACGGTTCGGGCGTTGCAGGCGACGTATCCCGAGGTCGCGTTCCACCTCCTCGTCGGCGGCGATAGCTTCGCGCAGTTCAGCACGTGGGTGGAGCCCGGAGAGATCGCCCGCCGCGTCCCGCTCATCGTGTACCCCCGGCCCGGTGCCGACCTGTCGACGGTGTCGCCGTCGCTGATGGCGCGGGCGACGATGCTCGATCGTCCTTTGCTGGATCCCTCTAGCACGGCGCTGCGCCGCTTGCTGCGCGCGGGTCGATCGGTCCGCTATCTCGTGCCCGATGCCGTGCTGGCGTACATCGCCGAGCACGAGTTGTACGCCGGCGCCTAGCTCCCGAGCGCGGCGGCGACTTGCGCACCGGCGGCGAACAGCCCGACGGCGAGGGCCCAGATCAGAGCGAACAAAGCCCACGGCAGGAAGCGGCTGCGACGGGGCGGAGCGGGGAGCGGACGAGAGGTGCGCCGGAGGAGGTCGGCGGGGGCGGCGGCGGTCATGGCGGAGACGGGGAGAGTCACTACGGAGGGGTTGTAAGCAAGACGTAAAAAGAGCTTGGAAAGTCACGCCGGGCCGCAAAAAAACTTCGCCGCTCTCGCCCGTTCCGTCGTCCGTTACCTTTCCCGACCCCTCCACTTCAGCCCATCCCCTCGCTCCCGTGACCGATCTCGACCGCCTCCGTTCCAAAGCCGCGGGCCTCCTCGTCGTCCGCCTCGGCTCCAACATGAAACCGCCGCGCCGCGCCGAGGAAGACGCCGTTGGCGTGGCCGGTCTCCTCGACCGCTACCCCATCGGCGGCGTCATCCTCTTCAACGGGACGTGGCCCGAGACGCGCGCCACCCTCATCGGCCTGCAGCGGCGCGCGGCGCGCCCGCTCCTCGTAATGACCGACATGGAGCGCGGGCTCGGGCAGCAGGTGGCCGGAGCAACGATGTTCCCACACGCCGCCGCCTTCGGCGCGCTCGACGATGCGGAGGAAGCGGTCGAGCGCTTCGCGCGGGCGGGGGCGCGGGAGGCCCTCGCGTGCGGCGTCCACGTCACGTTCTCACCCGTCGCCGACGTCAACCGCAACCCCGACAACCCGATCATCTCGACGCGAGCGTTCGGTGACGAGCCCGAGCCCGTGGCGGCGCTCGTGGCGGCCTACGTCCGCGGCTGTCGCGCCGAGGGCCTGCTCTCGACGGCGAAGCACTTCCCCGGCCACGGCAACACGACGGAGGACTCGCACGCTGTCCTTCCCACGGTCAGCGATTCCCGCGACGTGCTCGAACGGACGGACTTCGTCCCCTTCCGCGCCGCCATCGAGGCGGGCTGTGAGCTCGTGATGACAGCGCACGTCGCCTATCCCGCACTCGACCCGAGCGGGCGGCCGGCGACACTCTCGGCGCCGATCCTGCAGGGCCTGTTGCGCGACGAGCTCGGTTTCGAGGGCGTCGTGATCTCGGACAGCCTGCACATGGGCGGCATCCAGTCGGAGGGGCAGAGCGAGGTGGACCTCGCGATCGAGCAGGTCCGCGCGGGCGTCGACCTGCTGCTCGATGCGCAGGATCCGGCGGCGATCATCGAAGGGCTCGCGGCGGCCGTCGAACGAGGCGACTTGGACGAGGCCGTGCTGGACCGCGCGCTCGCCCGCGCCGACCGGCTCCGCGACCGGCTGACGGATCGGTTCGGCGCCGACGTGTTCACCGAGCCCGGCGAGGCCGTGGCGGCCAGCGAGGTCGGGGCCGAGGAGCACGCATGGCTGGCGACGCGGACGGCCCGCCACGCCGTCACGGGCGATGCCGTCCGGTTCGAGACGGGGGAGGGGCTGCTCGCCGTGCTCGTCAAGCCCCACGCTTCCCACCTCGACCCGCCGGAGCAGCCGCTCGGCGCGGCGCTGCGGGCGGCGCTGCCCGGCGTGACGTACCGCGAGGTCGGGCCGGGGACGGACGCCGACGCGCGAGCAGCGATCGTCGAGGAGGCACGGGCGGCGCAGCGTGTGCTCGTCGCCCTCGTCGTCAAGCCGGCGGCGTGGCACGCGTTCGGGCTGCCGCCCGAGCAGCAGGCGTTCGTCGAAGCGCTCGTCGGGGCGCAGCCGGCCGTCGTCGCATCGCTGGGGAGCCCGCGCGTGCTGGAAGACTTCGTCGGAGCTGCCGGTCGGCTCTGCACGTTCAGCGACGCCCCCGTCGCGCAGCGCGCCCTCGCCGACGTGCTCGCGGGCGACGCGTGAGCGCGTCGGCGAGCTAACCAAAAATTGCAGGGAAGGAGCAAGCCCGTCTCGTGCGTCGTACCATCCGATACGAGGGCCGGGCCGAACCGCGAGCCCAGCAGGAGCCCGCCCTTCCGCCCCAATCCGATCAGAACCAGCCCCCGATGAGCCTATTCTCCTTTTTTACCGGCAAGCAACCTCCGCTCATCGACGACGCCCTGCGCGCCATCGACGTGATGCTGGAGGTGTCCGGCGAGATGTTGGAAGCCTCGCTCGCGTGCCTGCTCGACAACGAAGCGCTCGAGATGGACCTCTCGGCGCGGGACGCCGAAGTGAACCAGAGTGAGCAGGAGGTCCGTCGCCTCGTGCTCGAACACCTCGCCATCGACCCGGAGCGCGAGCGGATCCAATCGCTCATCCTCGTCTCCGCCGTGCAGGAAGCGGAGCGGATCGGCGACCTCGCCAAGTCGCTCTCCGCGGCGTCCACGCTCGCCGACGCGCCCCGGCTGAGCCCGCACGCCGAGCCGTTGCGCCAGCTTCGTGACCGGCTCTTTCACATGCTCGAAGACACGCGGAAAGGCTTCGTCCAGGCGGATGCGCGCGCCGCGCGCCGCGTCATGGACGAGCACACCGAGATCAAAGGGGTCGTCGCCGACTACCTCCAACGGCTCGCGCACGCCGACGACGTGACGCCGAACGAGGCCGTCGTCTACGCCATCTCGGTTCGGATGATGAGCCGCATCTCGTCGCACCTCTCGAACATCGTCTCGTCCACCCTCGTCCCCTTCGACCAGATCCGCCGCCCCGCCTCGTAATGGCCCGCACGCTCTCCGAAACCGCCGCCCCCGGCACTGCCGCCCCCGACTTCGCCCTCCCGATCGCGAACCCGGAGGTGGACGACCGCGGTGGCCCGACCCGTCAACTGGGCGATTACGCGGAGGCCGAAGCGCTCGTCGTCGTATTCATGTGCAACCATTGCCCGTACGTCCACGCCGTCGAGGACCGGTTGACCGCGCTCGCGCGGGAGGTCGCGCCCCGCGTGCAGGTCGTCGGCATCTGCTCCAACGACGCCGAGCGCTACCCCGCCGACTCGTTCGAGGCGATGGCGGAGCGGGCGCGGGCGAAGGCGTATCCGTTCCCGTATCTCCACGACGAAAGCCAGACGGCCGCCCGCGCCTACGGAGCCGTCTGCACGCCCGACTTCTTCGTCTACGACGCCGACCGCCGCCTCGCCTACCGAGGCCGCCTCGATGACGGTCGCCCCGGCCAGCCCGCGACGCGCCCCGACCTCCGCCGCGCGCTCGACGAACTGTTGGAGACAGGCGCGGTCACGGCCGAGCAAGTCCCGTCGATGGGGTGCAGCATCAAGTGGAAGGACCCTGCGTAGCCCCGCCGCAAGGTGGGATTCGAAACAGCGGCGTCCGAAACATCGCAGCGGGCGTGTCCGTTTTCCCAGCGTCGCTACCGCATCTCCATGACTGACCTCCCGGCCCCGCGCAGGCTGCTGCTCCTCTTCGGCTCCGTGATCGCGGCGGCCAACCTCGTCGGGTGGACCGTGGTAGATTACCTCCGTTATGGCGAGTTCACGTTCCACGGCGTTCGGATGGCCGTGTTCGTGATCTGCGCCGTCCTCGCCCTCTACATCGTGCTGCGCTTCGCCCTCCTCGCCACCCGGCAAGACGCGGCGTAGACCTCTCCCGCTCTCATGGCAAGCAAACCTTGGTTCGCCTCCACCGGCCCGCTCTGGCTAGTCGCCGTCGGCCTCGCCCTCATCGGCGTGATGCTCCTCGCGTTCCTCGCGCCGCGGATCTTCGGGCTCGAAGAGACGAGTTGGTGGGTGACCGTCGCCGTCGGCGTCGTGATCGGGGCGGCCGTCGTGATCTTCGGCTACGCCAAGCGCGACTCCGGCGACGCGGATGTGACGACGCCCGAGCACTGAATCCTCCTACGCGGACCGAGCGGCGCGACCGGACCGGAAGCGCTTCCCGACGCCGCCCCTGTGACTGCCCCGACCTATGCTAGACGATAAGATCGCCGCCCCCGCCGTAGCTCCCGAAAAAGAGAACTACGTGTCCGCGTATGAAAAAGAGGGCGTTGGGGATGTGGACCCGCGCTGCATCCCGCACGACCTCCAGGGCACGCCGCCGATCGGTGACGAGATCGCCCCGCCGACGTATCCGCAGGGCGACCACGACACGTGGAATTTCCTCTTCGACCGGCAGATGGAACTGCTGCCCGGCCGCGCCAGCGAGACGTACCTCGAAGGCGTCCACAAGCTCGGCCTCTCGAACGACGGCATCCCCGCGCTCCGCGACCTCAGCCGCGTCCTCGACCGGACGACGGGGTGGAAGGTGGCCCGCATCCCCGGCCTCCTCCACGAGCGCGACTTCTTCCGCCTCCTCTCTGACCGGCTGTTCCCCTCCACCGACTACATCCGCGGGCCTGAAGAGCTCGACTATACGCCCGCGCCCGACATGTTTCACGACATCTTCGGGCACATGCCGACGCTCACGCAGCCGGCCTTCGCCGACTTCTACCAGCTCTTTGGCCGCGCCGCGCTCGGTGCGAAAGGCGTGGACCGCCAGAGCCTCGAACGCTTCCACTGGTTCACCGTCGAGTTCGGCCTCGTCGCGGACCCCGCCGGGTACCGCATCTTCGGCGCGGGCGTCATGTCGTCGAAGGGGGAGGTCCTGCACGCGCTCTCGGACAACGTAGAGCACCGACCGTTCTCGCCCGAAGCCGTCATCAGTCAGGACTACGACGTGTGGCACCTCCAGCCGATCCTCTTCGTGCTCGAATCGTTCGAGCAGCTCGTCGAGGAGTTCGAGGGGTGGGCGAAGAGCCGGGGCCTGCTCTGAAGCGGAACTTGGTGGGAGTGCGCGGATACTTCGCGGGAGCCGCTCGGGTCGTTTCTCGGGCGGCTTCTCTATTTTCTCCGCCCGATATCTCCCCTTGGGGTATCCTCCCCCCACCAGCCGTCCCCCTCTGTTGATGACCGCGCCTGCCGCCGTGATGACCGACCCTGCCCCCAGCCCCTCCTCCGATCTAACCGGTGGGGAGGAACGTCTCGTCGCCGAAGTGCACGGGCTCGTGCAGGGCGTGGGGTTCCGCTACTTCACGCGCGGCGTCGCGCGCAAGCTGAACCTCAAGGGCTTCGTCCGCAACGACCCCGACGGCGTCGTCACTGTCGTCGCCGAGGGCCGCCGGGCCGACCTCGACGCCCTCCTCGACGCGCTCCACGACGGGCCCGACCTCGCCGAAGTCGACACGGTGGACGAGGTCTGGGAGGCCCCGCGCGGCCGCTTCGACGCCTTCTCCATCGCGTACTACTAGCCTCGGCCCGGCTTCCGCCGACCCCTCGCCCCGCCCCGCATGGACTACCGCCGCGCCCTCGTGCTCGCCCCCCACACCGACGACGCGGAGCTAGGCTGCGGCGGCACGATGGCCCGCCTGCTCGAAGGTGGCACCGAGGTCCACGTGATGGTCTTCTCGACGGCCAGCGACTCGCTCCCCGACGACAAGCCGCCGGACACGCTGAAGCAGGAGTTCTACGCCGCCGCCGAGACGCTCGGCATCCCCGAGGAGCGGTGCTACGTGTACGACTACCGCGTCCGCCGCCTCTCGTACTCGCGGCAGGAGGTGCTCGAAGAGATGGTCCGCATCCGCCGCCAGGTCGACCCCGACCTCGTGCTTCTGCCGTCGGGGAACGACCTCCATCAGGATCACCAAGTCGTCCACGCCGAAGGGCTGCGGGCATTCAAAGACGTGACCGTCCTCGGCTACGAGCTGCCGTGGAACCACATCACGTTCGACGCTACGGCGTTCGTCACGCTCGAACCGCGCCACCTCGACGCGAAGTGGGCGGCGATGCAGGCGTACCGCTCGCAGTTCGATCTCGGCCGGCCGTACTTCAAGCGCGACTTCATGGACGGGCTCGCTCGCGTGCGCGGGACGCAGGTGAAGGTCGAGATCGCCGAGGCGTTCGAAGTCTTGCGGATCAAGCTGTGAGCGCGCTCCGCATCCTCGTCACGGGCGTGGGCGCACCCGGCATCCGTGGCACGCTCTACGCGCTGCGGCAGGGCGACCGGCCGATCTACACCGTCGGGACGGACCTCAGCGAGCGCGCCGTGGGCCGCCTGCTCACCGACGCGTTTTACACCGTTCCGCCGCCGGAGGCACCGCACTACCTCGACGCGCTCCGGCTCATCTGCCGCGCCGAACGCATCGACGTGCTGATCCCGCAGACGACGCGCGAGATCGCCGTGCTCTCGCGCTTCCGCGACGACTTCGGCGACACCCGCGTCCTCGTGAGCGGGGCGGACGCCGTCGCGGCGGCGAACGATAAAGGCGCGGTGCTGCAGGCGTTCGAATCGCTCGGCCTGCCGGTCCCGGCGTATCGCACGACGCAGAGTGAGAGCGAGTTGATCGAAGCTGCCGAAGCGCTCGGCTATCCCGGGCGCGCGGTGGTCGTGAAGCCGCCCGTGTCGAACGGGATGCGCGGGCTCCGCGTGCTGCGCGAGGGGGCGTGGGACACCCGCCGCTTCCTCGCCGAGAAACCGAGCGGGATTGACCTCGCGCTCGACGACCTACTCGCCATCTTCCGGCGAGGGCAGGAGCGCGGCGACGACTGGCAGGCGCTGCTCGTGACCGAATACCTGCCCGGCCCCGAATATTCCGTCGATGCCTTCCGTGGGAGCCGGTTCGCCGTCGCCCTCCCGCGCCGTCGCGACGCGGTCCGCAGCGGGATCTCGTTCGAGACGACGGGGCTGCCCGAGCGCGCCGACCTCATCGAACCGACGCTGCGGGCGGCCGAGCACCTCGGGCTGGAATACGCCTTCGGCTTCCAGTTCAAAGACGACGCCGACGGCGCGCCGAAGGTGCTGGAGTGCAACCCGCGCGTGCAGGGGACGATGGTGGCGAGCGTCTTCGGCGGCGTCAACCCGATCTGGCTCGGCGTGCAGGAAGTGCTCGGCGAGCCGCCCGACGCCCTCCCCGCACCGCCGGAAGCCACGTTCTTTCAGCGATACTGGGGCGGGATCGGCATGCGCGGCGACAGCGCCTTCGAGATATGACCGACCTCTTCGCCGGCCGCGTCCTCTTCCACTGCCACACGAGTCACACCGATGGGCGGCCGACGGTGGACGACTACGTCTGCTACGCCGCCGAGCACGGGATCGAGCGCGTCGTCTTCCTCGAACACATCCGCCGCGTGCCGAGCTACGACGTGCCCGCGTTCGCCGACGAGGTGCGCGCGAGCGGCGAGCGCCACGGCGTTCCGACGAACGTCGGGTTCGAAGCTAAAGTGCTGCCGGGCGGCGAACTCGACATCGCGGACGAGCACCTCGCCCTCGCGGATGTGACCGGGATCGCCGAGCACGGATTCCCGGACGACGCGGCGTTGTGGGAGGCGTCGCTCCGGCAGGCGTTCGAGACGTACGGTGGCGATGCCGCGCGCCCGGCGGTGTGGGTCCACCCCGGCCTGTGGCTCCGAAAGACGCGGCGGCTTGACGCGCTTCGCGGCACGTACGAAGCCCTGCTCGGCGCGGCGCAAGACGCGGGCGTGTTCGTCGAGCAGAACGCGCGCTACGGCCTGCTCACCGACGACGACCGCGCGCTCGTTCGCCCCGCATCGCTCGTGCGCGGTGCCGACGCCCACCGCCTCGCCGACGTCGCCGCGTTTTTCGACGCGACGGGCTGAGCTACTGCATCATCCGCTTCCCGACTTCGAGGATCACCTTCTTCGGCACGAAGCGGGTGGCGAAGGCCATGACGCTGTTGAGCGCGCCGCTGACCGTCGATCGCTCGTTCTTCAGGAGCGCTTCGAGGCCGACGCGGGCGACCTTCTCCGGCGTCTCGGCGGGGCGACCGCCCGGGGCTCCGTCCATGTCGGCTGCATCGAAGAAGCCCGTGGACGTCGGGCCGGGGCAGAGGGCGGTGACGGCGACGCCTGTGCCAGCGACCTCGGCGTGGAGGGCCTCAGTGAACGAGAGGACGAACGCCTTCGACGCGGCGTAGACGGCGAAGTGGGGGACGGGCTGGAAGGCGGCCGTCGAGGCCACGTTGAGCACGCCGCCCGTGCCGCGCTCGATCATCGCCGGGAGGAACAGCCGCGTGAGCGCGACGAGGTTCGTCACGTTCAGCGTCACCATCGACTCGTACACCCCGGCCTCGTAGTCGAGGAACGCGCCGAGCTTCCCGAAGCCGGCGTTGTTGACGAGCACGTCGACCTCGTGGCCGGCGGCGGTGACTTTGTCGAAGAGCGCCTGCGCCGCGCCCGGCGTGCCGAGGTCGTGGGCGATGACGGTCGCTTCGCCGCCGCGGCTGCGGAACTCGTCGGCGAGCGCGTTCAGGCGACCTTCGGAACGGGCGGAGAGGAGGACGTGGGCGCCGTCGCGAGCGAGCTGCCGGGCGATGGCTTCGCCGATGCCGAGCGAGGCGCCGGTGACGAGGACGGTGCGGCCGTGGTACGAAGTCATTACCAAAAGGGGGAGAGGAGGGGAGCCCGCGATTGGGCAGAGGAGACGTATGTTATCTGGCGTGGTCTTCTATTCCCCGAACCGGCCCGTTTGATCCCATCTCGTTTGATCCCATGACGACCCGGCGAGCCCTCTTGGACGAAGCGGCGGTGCGGCTTTCCGACGCCGGCATCGAAAACGCCCGGCGCAACGCCGAGTGGATGCTCGAAGGTGCGCTCGGCCTCGACCGCACGACGCTCCTCGCGAACCTCGGCGAGCCGGTGACGGCCGAGGAGCGCGCGGCGTTCGACGCCCTTGTCGCGCGCCGCCTCGGCCGCGAGCCATTGCAATACGTCGTCGGCCACGCCGATTTCTACGGGCTCCGGCTCCGCGTGACGCCCGCCGTGCTCATCCCACGCCCCGAGACCGAGGAGGTCGTCGAAGCCGCACTCGGGCACCTCCGGGCCGTGAAAACGCCCTGGGTCCTCGATATGGGGACGGGCAGCGGCGCGATCGCGCTCGCTCTCAAGCACGAGCGGCCCGACGCCGAGGTCTTCGCCTGCGACATCTCCGAGGACGCCCTCGCGATTGCCGCCCACAACGCCGAGCGGCTCGCCCTCGACGTGTCGTTCGTCCACGCCGATGCCCTCGCGCCAGCCTTCGTCGAGGGTGTCCCCGCGTGCTTCGACGCGCTCGTCTCGAACCCGCCCTACGTCCCCGACGGCGAGGCCGCGACGCTCGAACCGGAGGTCCGCGACTTCGAGCCGTCGGCGGCCCTCTTCGCGGGCGACGACCCGCTCCTGCACTACCGCGCCATCACCGGCCACGCCGCGCGCGTGCTCAAGCCCGGCGGCCTCCTCCTCTTCGAGACCCACACCGACTACGCCGACGCCGTCTGCGCGCTCCTCGCCGAGAGCGGCTACACCGACACCGCCGTGAAATCCGACCTCTCCGGCCGCCCCCGCATCGTGTGGGGCTGGAAGGGCGACGAGGTTCGAGCGACGAACGGCGAGTGATAAACGACGGTTATGCCACCTGCCGATGATTCTCGCGCCACACCAGCTTCCTTTCGCCTCCGCCGCGATCTTCGGCGTGGCCGCTCTCGCGTTCTCGTTTGCCCCTCTGCTCTTCGACGAGTTTGCTCTTCCCGTTGACTCAGCGCTGATCGCGCTTTTCGCCGTTCCGCCAGCCCTCCTCGGGGGCTACTTCGCGGGGCGCCATCTCAGCGCGGAAGCGCACGTCGCAGGCCGAGTCTACTTCGCGCTCACTGGCGCGCTCGTCGCTGTACTGTCGGCGCTCACCGCTGCGGTTTTCCTGTTGGCCTTGCTCTTCGCTTCGGAGGGGTTTGAATCTGTCCTTCCTGCGCTCGGCTACGGTATGGCATTCGGGCTTCTCGCTTCGCCGTTCGGTACCGTTGCCGGTCTGCTCCTTCGCCCACTCGCGCCAGAGTGCTAGTTCCCAGCCGCAGAACCCGCTCTCTGTCGCAGGCCGGCCGCACGCGTGCTCCCCGCTATCCCATCGCGCCCTGCGCCATGGCGGCAGCTTCGCGGAATAGGATCGCGTGGAGGTCGGCGGTCTCCTCGGGCGTCGCCGCGTAGCCGCCGGAGAGGAGGAGGCAGAGCGGCAGTCCCCGCTCCAGCACGGACTCGATGACGAAGCGGTCGCGCGCCGCGATCCCTTCGCGCGAGAGGGCGAGCCGGCCGAAGCGGTCGTCGCGCCGCACGTCGATGCCGCCGAGGTAGAACACGAGGTCGGGCGCGGTAGCGTCGAGCACGCCGGGCAGGTGGCGGGCGAGCGTGGCGAGGTAGTCGGCGTCGCCGGTGCCGTCGGGGAGGGGCACGTCGAGCGAGGAGGGCGGCTTGCGGAAGGGGTAGTTCTTCGCGCCGTGCATCGAGAACGTGAACACGGCCGGGTCGTCGGCGAAGAACGCGGCGTTGCCGTTGCCCTGATGCACGTCGAGGTCGACGATGAGCGCGCGGCGGAGCCAGCGCGAGCGTTCGAGCACGCGGATGGCGACGGCCACGTCGTTGAGCACGCAGAAGCCCTCGGCGTGGCCGGGCATGGCGTGGTGCGTCCCACCGGCGAGATTCCCCGCGAGCCCGTCGTGGAGCGCCATGAAGGCGGCGTTGATCGTCCCCTGCACGGCGAGGCGGGAGCGGCGCACGAGCGCCGGGCTCCACGGCAGCCCCATCCGCCGCTCCTCGTGGCGGCTCTGCGTCCCCGTCGCCAGCTTGTCGAGGTAGCTGCGGGTGTGGACGAGCAGCAGGTCTGACCAGTCGGCCTCGCGCGGCGCGATCACCTCGTCGGGCCGGATGAGGCCTTCGGCGAGCAGGAGCCGGTGCAGCGCCGGGAATTTCCCCATCGGGAACGGGTGGCGCGGCGGGAGCGGGACGAAATAGTCGGGGCCGTACGAGACGCGCATGGGGCAGAGGTCGTGGGT is a window of Rhodothermales bacterium DNA encoding:
- the nadD gene encoding nicotinate (nicotinamide) nucleotide adenylyltransferase yields the protein MAKDEAHPDRPPLQLRTGDRVGIFGGSFNPPHVAHLAVAEAARDQVGLDRVVWIPAATPPHKQRQDLPAAEHRLAMTRRAVSDNGAFVVSDLEIERAGVSYTVETVRALQATYPEVAFHLLVGGDSFAQFSTWVEPGEIARRVPLIVYPRPGADLSTVSPSLMARATMLDRPLLDPSSTALRRLLRAGRSVRYLVPDAVLAYIAEHELYAGA
- a CDS encoding glycoside hydrolase family 3 protein — translated: MTDLDRLRSKAAGLLVVRLGSNMKPPRRAEEDAVGVAGLLDRYPIGGVILFNGTWPETRATLIGLQRRAARPLLVMTDMERGLGQQVAGATMFPHAAAFGALDDAEEAVERFARAGAREALACGVHVTFSPVADVNRNPDNPIISTRAFGDEPEPVAALVAAYVRGCRAEGLLSTAKHFPGHGNTTEDSHAVLPTVSDSRDVLERTDFVPFRAAIEAGCELVMTAHVAYPALDPSGRPATLSAPILQGLLRDELGFEGVVISDSLHMGGIQSEGQSEVDLAIEQVRAGVDLLLDAQDPAAIIEGLAAAVERGDLDEAVLDRALARADRLRDRLTDRFGADVFTEPGEAVAASEVGAEEHAWLATRTARHAVTGDAVRFETGEGLLAVLVKPHASHLDPPEQPLGAALRAALPGVTYREVGPGTDADARAAIVEEARAAQRVLVALVVKPAAWHAFGLPPEQQAFVEALVGAQPAVVASLGSPRVLEDFVGAAGRLCTFSDAPVAQRALADVLAGDA
- a CDS encoding PhoU domain-containing protein; protein product: MSLFSFFTGKQPPLIDDALRAIDVMLEVSGEMLEASLACLLDNEALEMDLSARDAEVNQSEQEVRRLVLEHLAIDPERERIQSLILVSAVQEAERIGDLAKSLSAASTLADAPRLSPHAEPLRQLRDRLFHMLEDTRKGFVQADARAARRVMDEHTEIKGVVADYLQRLAHADDVTPNEAVVYAISVRMMSRISSHLSNIVSSTLVPFDQIRRPAS
- a CDS encoding thioredoxin family protein, which codes for MARTLSETAAPGTAAPDFALPIANPEVDDRGGPTRQLGDYAEAEALVVVFMCNHCPYVHAVEDRLTALAREVAPRVQVVGICSNDAERYPADSFEAMAERARAKAYPFPYLHDESQTAARAYGAVCTPDFFVYDADRRLAYRGRLDDGRPGQPATRPDLRRALDELLETGAVTAEQVPSMGCSIKWKDPA
- a CDS encoding phenylalanine 4-monooxygenase, with the protein product MLDDKIAAPAVAPEKENYVSAYEKEGVGDVDPRCIPHDLQGTPPIGDEIAPPTYPQGDHDTWNFLFDRQMELLPGRASETYLEGVHKLGLSNDGIPALRDLSRVLDRTTGWKVARIPGLLHERDFFRLLSDRLFPSTDYIRGPEELDYTPAPDMFHDIFGHMPTLTQPAFADFYQLFGRAALGAKGVDRQSLERFHWFTVEFGLVADPAGYRIFGAGVMSSKGEVLHALSDNVEHRPFSPEAVISQDYDVWHLQPILFVLESFEQLVEEFEGWAKSRGLL
- a CDS encoding acylphosphatase, with the protein product MTDPAPSPSSDLTGGEERLVAEVHGLVQGVGFRYFTRGVARKLNLKGFVRNDPDGVVTVVAEGRRADLDALLDALHDGPDLAEVDTVDEVWEAPRGRFDAFSIAYY
- a CDS encoding PIG-L deacetylase family protein, which codes for MDYRRALVLAPHTDDAELGCGGTMARLLEGGTEVHVMVFSTASDSLPDDKPPDTLKQEFYAAAETLGIPEERCYVYDYRVRRLSYSRQEVLEEMVRIRRQVDPDLVLLPSGNDLHQDHQVVHAEGLRAFKDVTVLGYELPWNHITFDATAFVTLEPRHLDAKWAAMQAYRSQFDLGRPYFKRDFMDGLARVRGTQVKVEIAEAFEVLRIKL
- a CDS encoding ATP-grasp domain-containing protein, which produces MSALRILVTGVGAPGIRGTLYALRQGDRPIYTVGTDLSERAVGRLLTDAFYTVPPPEAPHYLDALRLICRAERIDVLIPQTTREIAVLSRFRDDFGDTRVLVSGADAVAAANDKGAVLQAFESLGLPVPAYRTTQSESELIEAAEALGYPGRAVVVKPPVSNGMRGLRVLREGAWDTRRFLAEKPSGIDLALDDLLAIFRRGQERGDDWQALLVTEYLPGPEYSVDAFRGSRFAVALPRRRDAVRSGISFETTGLPERADLIEPTLRAAEHLGLEYAFGFQFKDDADGAPKVLECNPRVQGTMVASVFGGVNPIWLGVQEVLGEPPDALPAPPEATFFQRYWGGIGMRGDSAFEI
- a CDS encoding PHP domain-containing protein; translated protein: MTDLFAGRVLFHCHTSHTDGRPTVDDYVCYAAEHGIERVVFLEHIRRVPSYDVPAFADEVRASGERHGVPTNVGFEAKVLPGGELDIADEHLALADVTGIAEHGFPDDAALWEASLRQAFETYGGDAARPAVWVHPGLWLRKTRRLDALRGTYEALLGAAQDAGVFVEQNARYGLLTDDDRALVRPASLVRGADAHRLADVAAFFDATG
- a CDS encoding SDR family oxidoreductase; protein product: MTSYHGRTVLVTGASLGIGEAIARQLARDGAHVLLSARSEGRLNALADEFRSRGGEATVIAHDLGTPGAAQALFDKVTAAGHEVDVLVNNAGFGKLGAFLDYEAGVYESMVTLNVTNLVALTRLFLPAMIERGTGGVLNVASTAAFQPVPHFAVYAASKAFVLSFTEALHAEVAGTGVAVTALCPGPTSTGFFDAADMDGAPGGRPAETPEKVARVGLEALLKNERSTVSGALNSVMAFATRFVPKKVILEVGKRMMQ
- the prmC gene encoding peptide chain release factor N(5)-glutamine methyltransferase; its protein translation is MTTRRALLDEAAVRLSDAGIENARRNAEWMLEGALGLDRTTLLANLGEPVTAEERAAFDALVARRLGREPLQYVVGHADFYGLRLRVTPAVLIPRPETEEVVEAALGHLRAVKTPWVLDMGTGSGAIALALKHERPDAEVFACDISEDALAIAAHNAERLALDVSFVHADALAPAFVEGVPACFDALVSNPPYVPDGEAATLEPEVRDFEPSAALFAGDDPLLHYRAITGHAARVLKPGGLLLFETHTDYADAVCALLAESGYTDTAVKSDLSGRPRIVWGWKGDEVRATNGE
- a CDS encoding histone deacetylase — encoded protein: MRVSYGPDYFVPLPPRHPFPMGKFPALHRLLLAEGLIRPDEVIAPREADWSDLLLVHTRSYLDKLATGTQSRHEERRMGLPWSPALVRRSRLAVQGTINAAFMALHDGLAGNLAGGTHHAMPGHAEGFCVLNDVAVAIRVLERSRWLRRALIVDLDVHQGNGNAAFFADDPAVFTFSMHGAKNYPFRKPPSSLDVPLPDGTGDADYLATLARHLPGVLDATAPDLVFYLGGIDVRRDDRFGRLALSREGIAARDRFVIESVLERGLPLCLLLSGGYAATPEETADLHAILFREAAAMAQGAMG